The candidate division KSB1 bacterium nucleotide sequence TCCGGCGGTTCCGGGAGGCATCGATCAGGGTCGGCGCCCAGAGCTCCAGATCCAATCCCGTGGTGATGAAGAGGTCCGCCTTCTGAAGCAGGCGGGCGAAGCTCGGCTTCGGCAGGACAAAGTGAGGATTCTCGTTGCCCCGAGCAATCGAAGCCACCTCCACTTTTTCGCCCCCGATTTCCTGGGCGATGGCCGCAAAGTCCGGCAGACTGCCCACGACGAACAGACGACCCTGTCCCCAAAGAGGACTCGTCGCCGCCAGCCAGAATAAGAAGATCAGGCCCTGAGCAAAAGATCTCTTCCTCATTGTATCACCTCC carries:
- a CDS encoding metal ABC transporter substrate-binding protein, with product MRKRSFAQGLIFLFWLAATSPLWGQGRLFVVGSLPDFAAIAQEIGGEKVEVASIARGNENPHFVLPKPSFARLLQKADLFITTGLDLELWAPTLIDASRNRR